One Homo sapiens chromosome 3, GRCh38.p14 Primary Assembly genomic window carries:
- the ABTB1 gene encoding ankyrin repeat and BTB/POZ domain-containing protein 1 isoform X2, with product MDTSDLFASCRKGDVGRVRYLLEQRDVEVNVRDKWDSTPLYYACLCGHEELVLYLLANGARCEANTFDGERCLYGALSDPIRRALRDYKQVTASCRRRDYYDDFLQRLLEQGIHSDVVFVVHGKPFRVHRCVLGARSAYFANMLDTKWKGKSVVVLRHPLINPVAFGALLQYLYTVASKPGTCVKVLTIEPPPADPRLREDMALLADCALPPELRGDLWELPFPCPDGFNSCPDICFRVAGCSFLCHKAFFCGRSDYFRALLDDHFRESEEPATSGGPPAVTLHGISPDVFTHVLYYMYSDHTELSPEAAYDVLSVADMYLLPGLKRLCGRSLAQMLDEDTVVGVWRVAKLFRLARLEDQCTEYMAKVIEKLVEREDFVEAVKEEAAAVAARQETDSIPLVDDIRFHVASTVQTYSAIEEAQQRLRALEDLLVSIGLDC from the exons GTACCTGCTGGAGCAGCGAGACGTGGAGGTGAATGTGCGGGACAAGTGGGACAGCACCCCCTT gTACTATGCCTGCTTGTGTGGGCACGAGGAGCTGGTACTCTACCTTCTGGCCAATG GAGCCCGCTGCGAGGCCAACACCTTCGATGGTGAGCGCTGCCTCTATGGGGCACTGAGTGACCCCATCCGCCGGGCTCTACGCGATTACAAGCAGGTCACGGCTTCCTGCAGGAGGCGGGATTACTATGACGACTTCTTGCAGCG GCTTCTAGAGCAGGGCATCCACAGTGACGTGGTCTTTGTAGTACACGGGAAGCCATTCCGGGTGCATCGCTGCGTCCTGGGTGCACGTAGTGCCTACTTTGCCAACATGCTGGACACCAAATGGAAGGGCAAGAGTGTCGTGGTTCTCAGGCACCCACTG ATCAACCCCGTGGCCTTTGGGGCCCTGCTGCAGTACCTGTACACAG TGGCGTCTAAGCCAGGCACGTGTGTGAAGGTGCTGACCATCGAGCCCCCACCTGCAGACCCCCGCCTCCGGGAGGACATGGCGCTGCTGGCCGATTGTGCCCTGCCCCCCGAGCTCCGA GGTGATCTTTGGGAGCTGCCCTTCCCTTGTCCTGACGGCTTCAACAGCTGCCCTGACATCTGCTTCCGAGTGGCTGGCTGCAGCTTCCTCTGCCACAAG GCCTTTTTCTGTGGCCGCAGTGACTACTTCCGAGCCCTGCTGGATGACCACTTCCGAGAGAGCGAGGAGCCAGCGACCTCAGGGGGCCCCCCAGCCGTCACCCTGCATGGCATCTCACCCGACGTCTTCACTCACGTGCTCTACTACATGTACAGCGACCACACTGAG CTGTCCCCCGAGGCAGCCTATGATGTGCTGAGCGTCGCCGACATGTACCTGCTGCCAGGCCTGAAGAGGCTGTGCGGCCGCAGCCTGGCTCAGATGCTAGACGAGGACACTGTGGTGGGTGTGTGGCGCGTGGCCAAGCTCTTCCGCCTGGCGCGGCTTGAGGACCAGTGCACTGAGTACATGGCCAAGGTCATTGAGAAG CTGGTGGAGCGGGAGGACTTCGTGGAGGCGGTGAAGGAGGAGGCAGCGGCTGTGGCAGCCCGGCAGGAGACGGACTCTATCCCGCTGGTGGACGACATCCGCTTCCACGTGGCCAGCACGGTGCAGACCTACAGCGCCATAGAGGAGGCGCAGCAGCGTCTGCGGGCACTCGAGGACCTGCTCGTGTCCATCGGTCTGGACTGTTGA
- the ABTB1 gene encoding ankyrin repeat and BTB/POZ domain-containing protein 1 isoform 1 (isoform 1 is encoded by transcript variant 1) yields MLDTKWKGKSVVVLRHPLINPVAFGALLQYLYTGRLDIGVEHVSDCERLAKQCQLWDLLSDLEAKCEKVSEFVASKPGTCVKVLTIEPPPADPRLREDMALLADCALPPELRGDLWELPFPCPDGFNSCPDICFRVAGCSFLCHKAFFCGRSDYFRALLDDHFRESEEPATSGGPPAVTLHGISPDVFTHVLYYMYSDHTELSPEAAYDVLSVADMYLLPGLKRLCGRSLAQMLDEDTVVGVWRVAKLFRLARLEDQCTEYMAKVIEKLVEREDFVEAVKEEAAAVAARQETDSIPLVDDIRFHVASTVQTYSAIEEAQQRLRALEDLLVSIGLDC; encoded by the exons ATGCTGGACACCAAATGGAAGGGCAAGAGTGTCGTGGTTCTCAGGCACCCACTG ATCAACCCCGTGGCCTTTGGGGCCCTGCTGCAGTACCTGTACACAG gcCGCCTGGACATTGGCGTAGAGCATGTGAGTGACTGTGAGCGCCTGGCCAAGCAATGCCAGCTGTGGGACCTGCTCAGCGACCTGGAGGCCAAGTGCGAGAAGGTGTCTGAGTTTG TGGCGTCTAAGCCAGGCACGTGTGTGAAGGTGCTGACCATCGAGCCCCCACCTGCAGACCCCCGCCTCCGGGAGGACATGGCGCTGCTGGCCGATTGTGCCCTGCCCCCCGAGCTCCGA GGTGATCTTTGGGAGCTGCCCTTCCCTTGTCCTGACGGCTTCAACAGCTGCCCTGACATCTGCTTCCGAGTGGCTGGCTGCAGCTTCCTCTGCCACAAG GCCTTTTTCTGTGGCCGCAGTGACTACTTCCGAGCCCTGCTGGATGACCACTTCCGAGAGAGCGAGGAGCCAGCGACCTCAGGGGGCCCCCCAGCCGTCACCCTGCATGGCATCTCACCCGACGTCTTCACTCACGTGCTCTACTACATGTACAGCGACCACACTGAG CTGTCCCCCGAGGCAGCCTATGATGTGCTGAGCGTCGCCGACATGTACCTGCTGCCAGGCCTGAAGAGGCTGTGCGGCCGCAGCCTGGCTCAGATGCTAGACGAGGACACTGTGGTGGGTGTGTGGCGCGTGGCCAAGCTCTTCCGCCTGGCGCGGCTTGAGGACCAGTGCACTGAGTACATGGCCAAGGTCATTGAGAAG CTGGTGGAGCGGGAGGACTTCGTGGAGGCGGTGAAGGAGGAGGCAGCGGCTGTGGCAGCCCGGCAGGAGACGGACTCTATCCCGCTGGTGGACGACATCCGCTTCCACGTGGCCAGCACGGTGCAGACCTACAGCGCCATAGAGGAGGCGCAGCAGCGTCTGCGGGCACTCGAGGACCTGCTCGTGTCCATCGGTCTGGACTGTTGA
- the ABTB1 gene encoding ankyrin repeat and BTB/POZ domain-containing protein 1 isoform 2 (isoform 2 is encoded by transcript variant 2) — protein MDTSDLFASCRKGDVGRVRYLLEQRDVEVNVRDKWDSTPLYYACLCGHEELVLYLLANGARCEANTFDGERCLYGALSDPIRRALRDYKQVTASCRRRDYYDDFLQRLLEQGIHSDVVFVVHGKPFRVHRCVLGARSAYFANMLDTKWKGKSVVVLRHPLINPVAFGALLQYLYTGRLDIGVEHVSDCERLAKQCQLWDLLSDLEAKCEKVSEFVASKPGTCVKVLTIEPPPADPRLREDMALLADCALPPELRGDLWELPFPCPDGFNSCPDICFRVAGCSFLCHKAFFCGRSDYFRALLDDHFRESEEPATSGGPPAVTLHGISPDVFTHVLYYMYSDHTELSPEAAYDVLSVADMYLLPGLKRLCGRSLAQMLDEDTVVGVWRVAKLFRLARLEDQCTEYMAKVIEKLVEREDFVEAVKEEAAAVAARQETDSIPLVDDIRFHVASTVQTYSAIEEAQQRLRALEDLLVSIGLDC, from the exons GTACCTGCTGGAGCAGCGAGACGTGGAGGTGAATGTGCGGGACAAGTGGGACAGCACCCCCTT gTACTATGCCTGCTTGTGTGGGCACGAGGAGCTGGTACTCTACCTTCTGGCCAATG GAGCCCGCTGCGAGGCCAACACCTTCGATGGTGAGCGCTGCCTCTATGGGGCACTGAGTGACCCCATCCGCCGGGCTCTACGCGATTACAAGCAGGTCACGGCTTCCTGCAGGAGGCGGGATTACTATGACGACTTCTTGCAGCG GCTTCTAGAGCAGGGCATCCACAGTGACGTGGTCTTTGTAGTACACGGGAAGCCATTCCGGGTGCATCGCTGCGTCCTGGGTGCACGTAGTGCCTACTTTGCCAACATGCTGGACACCAAATGGAAGGGCAAGAGTGTCGTGGTTCTCAGGCACCCACTG ATCAACCCCGTGGCCTTTGGGGCCCTGCTGCAGTACCTGTACACAG gcCGCCTGGACATTGGCGTAGAGCATGTGAGTGACTGTGAGCGCCTGGCCAAGCAATGCCAGCTGTGGGACCTGCTCAGCGACCTGGAGGCCAAGTGCGAGAAGGTGTCTGAGTTTG TGGCGTCTAAGCCAGGCACGTGTGTGAAGGTGCTGACCATCGAGCCCCCACCTGCAGACCCCCGCCTCCGGGAGGACATGGCGCTGCTGGCCGATTGTGCCCTGCCCCCCGAGCTCCGA GGTGATCTTTGGGAGCTGCCCTTCCCTTGTCCTGACGGCTTCAACAGCTGCCCTGACATCTGCTTCCGAGTGGCTGGCTGCAGCTTCCTCTGCCACAAG GCCTTTTTCTGTGGCCGCAGTGACTACTTCCGAGCCCTGCTGGATGACCACTTCCGAGAGAGCGAGGAGCCAGCGACCTCAGGGGGCCCCCCAGCCGTCACCCTGCATGGCATCTCACCCGACGTCTTCACTCACGTGCTCTACTACATGTACAGCGACCACACTGAG CTGTCCCCCGAGGCAGCCTATGATGTGCTGAGCGTCGCCGACATGTACCTGCTGCCAGGCCTGAAGAGGCTGTGCGGCCGCAGCCTGGCTCAGATGCTAGACGAGGACACTGTGGTGGGTGTGTGGCGCGTGGCCAAGCTCTTCCGCCTGGCGCGGCTTGAGGACCAGTGCACTGAGTACATGGCCAAGGTCATTGAGAAG CTGGTGGAGCGGGAGGACTTCGTGGAGGCGGTGAAGGAGGAGGCAGCGGCTGTGGCAGCCCGGCAGGAGACGGACTCTATCCCGCTGGTGGACGACATCCGCTTCCACGTGGCCAGCACGGTGCAGACCTACAGCGCCATAGAGGAGGCGCAGCAGCGTCTGCGGGCACTCGAGGACCTGCTCGTGTCCATCGGTCTGGACTGTTGA
- the ABTB1 gene encoding ankyrin repeat and BTB/POZ domain-containing protein 1 isoform X1 — protein MWAECDHEPVLTQALTSFLPRYLLEQRDVEVNVRDKWDSTPLYYACLCGHEELVLYLLANGARCEANTFDGERCLYGALSDPIRRALRDYKQVTASCRRRDYYDDFLQRLLEQGIHSDVVFVVHGKPFRVHRCVLGARSAYFANMLDTKWKGKSVVVLRHPLINPVAFGALLQYLYTGRLDIGVEHVSDCERLAKQCQLWDLLSDLEAKCEKVSEFVASKPGTCVKVLTIEPPPADPRLREDMALLADCALPPELRGDLWELPFPCPDGFNSCPDICFRVAGCSFLCHKAFFCGRSDYFRALLDDHFRESEEPATSGGPPAVTLHGISPDVFTHVLYYMYSDHTELSPEAAYDVLSVADMYLLPGLKRLCGRSLAQMLDEDTVVGVWRVAKLFRLARLEDQCTEYMAKVIEKLVEREDFVEAVKEEAAAVAARQETDSIPLVDDIRFHVASTVQTYSAIEEAQQRLRALEDLLVSIGLDC, from the exons ACCATGAACCCGTCCTGACCCAGGCTCTGACCTCCTTCCTGCCCAGGTACCTGCTGGAGCAGCGAGACGTGGAGGTGAATGTGCGGGACAAGTGGGACAGCACCCCCTT gTACTATGCCTGCTTGTGTGGGCACGAGGAGCTGGTACTCTACCTTCTGGCCAATG GAGCCCGCTGCGAGGCCAACACCTTCGATGGTGAGCGCTGCCTCTATGGGGCACTGAGTGACCCCATCCGCCGGGCTCTACGCGATTACAAGCAGGTCACGGCTTCCTGCAGGAGGCGGGATTACTATGACGACTTCTTGCAGCG GCTTCTAGAGCAGGGCATCCACAGTGACGTGGTCTTTGTAGTACACGGGAAGCCATTCCGGGTGCATCGCTGCGTCCTGGGTGCACGTAGTGCCTACTTTGCCAACATGCTGGACACCAAATGGAAGGGCAAGAGTGTCGTGGTTCTCAGGCACCCACTG ATCAACCCCGTGGCCTTTGGGGCCCTGCTGCAGTACCTGTACACAG gcCGCCTGGACATTGGCGTAGAGCATGTGAGTGACTGTGAGCGCCTGGCCAAGCAATGCCAGCTGTGGGACCTGCTCAGCGACCTGGAGGCCAAGTGCGAGAAGGTGTCTGAGTTTG TGGCGTCTAAGCCAGGCACGTGTGTGAAGGTGCTGACCATCGAGCCCCCACCTGCAGACCCCCGCCTCCGGGAGGACATGGCGCTGCTGGCCGATTGTGCCCTGCCCCCCGAGCTCCGA GGTGATCTTTGGGAGCTGCCCTTCCCTTGTCCTGACGGCTTCAACAGCTGCCCTGACATCTGCTTCCGAGTGGCTGGCTGCAGCTTCCTCTGCCACAAG GCCTTTTTCTGTGGCCGCAGTGACTACTTCCGAGCCCTGCTGGATGACCACTTCCGAGAGAGCGAGGAGCCAGCGACCTCAGGGGGCCCCCCAGCCGTCACCCTGCATGGCATCTCACCCGACGTCTTCACTCACGTGCTCTACTACATGTACAGCGACCACACTGAG CTGTCCCCCGAGGCAGCCTATGATGTGCTGAGCGTCGCCGACATGTACCTGCTGCCAGGCCTGAAGAGGCTGTGCGGCCGCAGCCTGGCTCAGATGCTAGACGAGGACACTGTGGTGGGTGTGTGGCGCGTGGCCAAGCTCTTCCGCCTGGCGCGGCTTGAGGACCAGTGCACTGAGTACATGGCCAAGGTCATTGAGAAG CTGGTGGAGCGGGAGGACTTCGTGGAGGCGGTGAAGGAGGAGGCAGCGGCTGTGGCAGCCCGGCAGGAGACGGACTCTATCCCGCTGGTGGACGACATCCGCTTCCACGTGGCCAGCACGGTGCAGACCTACAGCGCCATAGAGGAGGCGCAGCAGCGTCTGCGGGCACTCGAGGACCTGCTCGTGTCCATCGGTCTGGACTGTTGA
- the ABTB1 gene encoding ankyrin repeat and BTB/POZ domain-containing protein 1 isoform X3, which produces MWAECGTCWSSETWRYYACLCGHEELVLYLLANGARCEANTFDGERCLYGALSDPIRRALRDYKQVTASCRRRDYYDDFLQRLLEQGIHSDVVFVVHGKPFRVHRCVLGARSAYFANMLDTKWKGKSVVVLRHPLINPVAFGALLQYLYTVASKPGTCVKVLTIEPPPADPRLREDMALLADCALPPELRGDLWELPFPCPDGFNSCPDICFRVAGCSFLCHKAFFCGRSDYFRALLDDHFRESEEPATSGGPPAVTLHGISPDVFTHVLYYMYSDHTELSPEAAYDVLSVADMYLLPGLKRLCGRSLAQMLDEDTVVGVWRVAKLFRLARLEDQCTEYMAKVIEKLVEREDFVEAVKEEAAAVAARQETDSIPLVDDIRFHVASTVQTYSAIEEAQQRLRALEDLLVSIGLDC; this is translated from the exons GTACCTGCTGGAGCAGCGAGACGTGGAG gTACTATGCCTGCTTGTGTGGGCACGAGGAGCTGGTACTCTACCTTCTGGCCAATG GAGCCCGCTGCGAGGCCAACACCTTCGATGGTGAGCGCTGCCTCTATGGGGCACTGAGTGACCCCATCCGCCGGGCTCTACGCGATTACAAGCAGGTCACGGCTTCCTGCAGGAGGCGGGATTACTATGACGACTTCTTGCAGCG GCTTCTAGAGCAGGGCATCCACAGTGACGTGGTCTTTGTAGTACACGGGAAGCCATTCCGGGTGCATCGCTGCGTCCTGGGTGCACGTAGTGCCTACTTTGCCAACATGCTGGACACCAAATGGAAGGGCAAGAGTGTCGTGGTTCTCAGGCACCCACTG ATCAACCCCGTGGCCTTTGGGGCCCTGCTGCAGTACCTGTACACAG TGGCGTCTAAGCCAGGCACGTGTGTGAAGGTGCTGACCATCGAGCCCCCACCTGCAGACCCCCGCCTCCGGGAGGACATGGCGCTGCTGGCCGATTGTGCCCTGCCCCCCGAGCTCCGA GGTGATCTTTGGGAGCTGCCCTTCCCTTGTCCTGACGGCTTCAACAGCTGCCCTGACATCTGCTTCCGAGTGGCTGGCTGCAGCTTCCTCTGCCACAAG GCCTTTTTCTGTGGCCGCAGTGACTACTTCCGAGCCCTGCTGGATGACCACTTCCGAGAGAGCGAGGAGCCAGCGACCTCAGGGGGCCCCCCAGCCGTCACCCTGCATGGCATCTCACCCGACGTCTTCACTCACGTGCTCTACTACATGTACAGCGACCACACTGAG CTGTCCCCCGAGGCAGCCTATGATGTGCTGAGCGTCGCCGACATGTACCTGCTGCCAGGCCTGAAGAGGCTGTGCGGCCGCAGCCTGGCTCAGATGCTAGACGAGGACACTGTGGTGGGTGTGTGGCGCGTGGCCAAGCTCTTCCGCCTGGCGCGGCTTGAGGACCAGTGCACTGAGTACATGGCCAAGGTCATTGAGAAG CTGGTGGAGCGGGAGGACTTCGTGGAGGCGGTGAAGGAGGAGGCAGCGGCTGTGGCAGCCCGGCAGGAGACGGACTCTATCCCGCTGGTGGACGACATCCGCTTCCACGTGGCCAGCACGGTGCAGACCTACAGCGCCATAGAGGAGGCGCAGCAGCGTCTGCGGGCACTCGAGGACCTGCTCGTGTCCATCGGTCTGGACTGTTGA